The Fortiea contorta PCC 7126 genome has a segment encoding these proteins:
- a CDS encoding response regulator — MKILLVEDDDLLIKVLRKSLATHHYTVDVVKDGEMGWTYGSTFEYHLIVLDIMLPKLDGISLCKRLRAEGYTTPILLLTAQDTITTKVQGLDAGADDYMVKPFDHIELIARIRALLRRGSANPFPLLTWGDLLLNPSTCEVTYNGRPLNLTTMEYDLLELLLRDCQHVFSTEELLDRLWSSEEFPSQATVRSHIRRVRRKLLAAGAPQDFIATMHGRGYYLKAPSAEASPVLSATSVKNNSWGMNSPEHLSHPHADSQQQYVAFLNEIWQTTQTKTLDQTAILLQIVKDLQANQLQPQQQAQAQQVAHKLAGTLGIFGLAQTADIARQLESWLGSREPLQPQHGVMMKTLIKALQQDVFDTTLIQMSQIPHSHAPLLLIVSSDEEFNQSLVPVAAKRGIHLEIISDIAKGQHLAGQNPDVILWRCATMEALQTCSHHYPDLPILVMGDAYGGLRLRTELSDRLEAMRRGGKLFLPAQTPPEQVIDAAINLLQGGEMVNKVMILDDDQDWLCTLPSMLQPWGFKVTTLADPLQFWTVLQAVTPDVLILDVNLPQINGFELCQILRSDPHWQRLPVLFLSVLSDASSQNQAFSVGADDYLCKPVKGGELANRILRRLQRVRAWANRTQAL, encoded by the coding sequence ATGAAAATCTTGCTTGTCGAAGATGATGACTTATTAATTAAAGTCCTCAGAAAAAGTTTGGCAACTCATCACTATACTGTGGATGTGGTTAAAGATGGGGAAATGGGCTGGACTTATGGCTCTACCTTTGAGTATCACCTAATTGTGCTAGATATCATGCTGCCGAAATTGGATGGTATCAGTTTATGCAAGCGTCTTCGCGCCGAGGGATACACCACGCCAATTTTATTACTCACTGCCCAAGATACTATTACCACCAAAGTTCAAGGATTGGATGCAGGTGCAGATGACTATATGGTCAAACCATTCGATCATATAGAATTAATTGCCAGAATTCGCGCCTTACTCCGGCGAGGTAGCGCTAATCCTTTTCCCTTGCTGACTTGGGGCGATTTGCTCCTCAACCCTAGCACTTGTGAAGTGACTTATAATGGTCGCCCGCTCAATCTGACCACGATGGAATATGATTTATTGGAACTTTTGCTGCGGGACTGTCAGCATGTGTTTAGTACTGAAGAACTTTTAGACAGGTTATGGTCTTCCGAAGAATTCCCCTCTCAAGCTACAGTCCGTTCTCATATCCGGCGGGTGCGTCGCAAACTGCTCGCTGCAGGCGCGCCCCAAGATTTCATCGCTACTATGCACGGAAGAGGCTATTATCTCAAAGCCCCTAGTGCGGAAGCATCACCTGTGCTATCCGCAACATCTGTAAAAAATAATTCTTGGGGGATGAATTCCCCAGAACATCTCAGCCATCCTCACGCCGATTCCCAGCAACAATATGTGGCTTTTCTCAACGAGATTTGGCAAACCACACAAACAAAAACCCTCGACCAAACCGCAATTCTCCTCCAAATAGTGAAAGATTTGCAAGCCAATCAACTGCAACCACAACAACAAGCCCAGGCGCAGCAGGTAGCGCACAAGCTGGCGGGGACTTTAGGTATTTTTGGGTTAGCTCAGACAGCAGACATCGCTCGTCAATTAGAGTCTTGGTTGGGGAGTCGAGAGCCACTGCAACCCCAACACGGGGTAATGATGAAAACACTGATAAAAGCTTTACAGCAGGATGTTTTTGATACTACACTAATTCAAATGTCTCAGATTCCCCACAGCCACGCACCGCTGTTGCTGATTGTGAGTTCAGATGAGGAATTTAACCAGTCACTCGTCCCTGTGGCAGCAAAACGAGGAATTCACCTAGAAATCATATCAGATATTGCTAAGGGACAGCATTTAGCTGGTCAAAATCCTGATGTGATATTGTGGCGGTGTGCGACTATGGAAGCATTGCAGACATGTTCTCATCACTATCCTGATTTACCGATTTTGGTAATGGGCGATGCCTACGGCGGGCTACGCCTACGCACTGAATTAAGCGATCGCCTCGAAGCAATGCGACGAGGCGGAAAACTTTTCCTACCCGCACAGACGCCCCCTGAGCAAGTGATTGACGCCGCCATCAATTTGTTACAAGGTGGTGAGATGGTCAACAAAGTGATGATCCTCGATGACGATCAAGATTGGTTATGCACTCTCCCCTCCATGCTTCAACCTTGGGGATTTAAAGTGACAACCCTCGCCGATCCATTACAATTCTGGACAGTCTTGCAAGCCGTTACTCCAGATGTCCTGATCTTAGACGTGAATCTGCCGCAAATTAACGGTTTTGAACTGTGCCAAATTCTTCGCAGCGACCCCCACTGGCAGCGATTACCTGTATTATTTCTGAGTGTATTATCAGATGCGAGCAGTCAAAATCAAGCCTTTAGCGTTGGTGCTGATGATTATCTGTGCAAACCTGTTAAAGGCGGCGAATTAGCTAACCGCATTCTGCGACGGTTACAGAGAGTGAGAGCTTGGGCGAATAGAACTCAAGCATTGTGA
- a CDS encoding phycobilisome linker polypeptide has product MPFGPASRLGVSLFDETPPVEWVPGRSQEEAETIIRAVYRQVLGNAYVMESERLAVPESQFKRGELSVREFVRAVAKSELYRSRFFTSCARYRAIELNFRHLLGRAPLDLEEMRGHSTILDTKGFEAEIDSYIDSDEYQSVFAENFVPYIRGYKSEACQSMVQFTHTFQLVRGAASSSLKGDLAGKSPKLNALVIQATPTPVISPAGDGATFRTPALGSRTRHGVDASASGKVYRIEVTGYRAKTFNSISKFRRSNQVFLVPYEKLSQEYQRIHQQGGVIASITAV; this is encoded by the coding sequence ATGCCATTTGGACCAGCTTCACGCCTGGGAGTCAGCCTATTTGATGAAACCCCTCCCGTTGAGTGGGTACCCGGTCGCTCACAAGAAGAAGCAGAAACAATCATTCGAGCAGTTTACCGCCAAGTATTGGGCAATGCTTACGTGATGGAAAGCGAGCGGCTTGCTGTTCCTGAATCCCAGTTCAAGCGTGGTGAATTGAGTGTCCGCGAGTTTGTCCGCGCCGTGGCTAAATCAGAACTCTATCGTTCTCGCTTCTTCACCAGTTGTGCACGCTACCGGGCGATTGAACTCAACTTCCGTCATCTATTAGGTCGTGCGCCCTTGGATTTGGAAGAAATGCGCGGACACAGCACCATCCTGGATACCAAAGGATTTGAAGCTGAGATTGATTCTTATATCGATTCTGATGAGTATCAATCTGTGTTTGCTGAAAACTTCGTGCCTTACATCCGCGGTTATAAGAGCGAAGCTTGTCAAAGCATGGTGCAGTTTACCCATACCTTCCAATTGGTACGTGGTGCAGCCAGCAGCAGCTTGAAAGGAGACTTAGCAGGTAAGAGTCCTAAACTGAATGCTTTGGTAATTCAAGCTACACCAACCCCAGTAATTTCACCTGCTGGTGATGGTGCAACCTTCCGCACACCAGCGTTGGGTTCTCGGACTCGTCATGGAGTTGATGCCAGCGCTAGTGGTAAAGTTTACCGCATTGAAGTCACAGGCTACCGCGCTAAAACCTTCAATAGTATTTCCAAGTTTCGCCGTTCCAACCAAGTCTTTTTGGTGCCCTACGAGAAACTCTCTCAAGAGTATCAACGGATTCACCAACAAGGCGGCGTGATCGCCAGCATCACAGCTGTGTAA
- the arfB gene encoding alternative ribosome rescue aminoacyl-tRNA hydrolase ArfB, whose translation MLQISRKIIIADSEIEMSAIRSQGAGGQNVNKVSTAIHLRFDIEASSLPAFYKQQLLKLNDRRITQEGVIVIKAQEHRSQEQNREEALERLKQLIKSAVILPQIRKPTKPTRSSQKKRLDSKTKRGQIKSTRKQVID comes from the coding sequence ATGCTGCAAATTTCTCGCAAAATCATCATCGCCGATAGCGAAATTGAAATGAGCGCAATTCGCTCCCAAGGTGCAGGTGGTCAAAACGTCAATAAAGTTTCCACCGCTATTCACTTACGCTTTGACATTGAGGCTTCATCATTACCCGCTTTCTATAAACAACAGCTTTTGAAGCTAAACGACCGACGCATTACTCAAGAAGGAGTCATTGTCATCAAAGCCCAAGAACACCGCAGCCAAGAGCAGAACCGAGAAGAGGCTTTAGAACGGCTCAAACAACTCATCAAAAGTGCAGTCATACTCCCGCAAATACGCAAACCCACTAAACCAACTCGCAGCTCTCAAAAAAAACGTCTTGACTCTAAAACTAAGCGTGGACAGATTAAGTCCACCAGAAAGCAGGTTATTGATTAA
- a CDS encoding ATP-binding protein — translation MSKVSSQRKKSKHQRRSPKRLIETLFENAQEAIALIDDRGCFVDLNIAACDLLGLPRQQLRGQALSSFMAGELTRPHPRSFPSGQSLIGELIVSSSAQLRREVEYSFTTNVLPHCHLLRLRDISQRQESMQAELRQQQQRVELFSEVTLKIRQSLQLKEILHTTVTEVQRILQADRVLIYHVLPDGTGKTISESVLPNYPALMEREFPQEVFPEDYQQLYAQGRVRAIADVHDPVAGLADCLVEFVEQFAIKAKLIVPIVQTLNAHQNQLWGLLIAHQCDSDRRWVDFEVELMQQLADQISIALSQAQLLEHLEEVVAARTAELQEEINVRMQAEAALRQSEEQLRLITNALPVLIAYVDEQQQYRFNNQAYQEWLGQSPKEIYGSHLRQVWGEDCYRRMQAYVKTALSGQAVTYENDIVLKDGSGCSVDVTYIPHLAEHKTVKGFFALTSDISDRKAIERMKDEFISVISHELRTPLTSLHSALKILATGRLGNLSAEGQQMLGIADDSTQRLVRLVNNVLDLQRIESGKVIMDCQACNAANLMIQAAEAMQAMAQQHEVTLVKQPQDIFVWADADYILQALTNLLSNAIKFSSPSSTVWLTVAPEENPAHLTTEVVFRVRDEGQGIPADQLERIFERFQQVDSSDSRKKGGTGLGLTICRKIIEQHNGRIWVESYPGCGSTFAFTLPMAPTLDQS, via the coding sequence GTGTCAAAAGTTTCTTCGCAGCGGAAAAAATCAAAACATCAACGACGATCGCCCAAGCGTCTCATAGAAACTTTATTTGAGAACGCCCAGGAAGCGATCGCCCTAATTGATGACCGGGGATGTTTCGTTGATCTAAATATTGCTGCTTGTGATTTACTGGGTTTACCGCGTCAGCAGTTGCGAGGACAAGCTTTATCTAGCTTTATGGCTGGGGAATTAACTCGTCCCCACCCAAGAAGTTTTCCGTCTGGACAATCATTAATTGGGGAACTGATAGTATCATCTTCTGCTCAACTGCGGCGGGAGGTAGAATATAGTTTCACCACAAATGTACTGCCTCACTGTCATCTGTTGCGATTGCGCGACATCAGTCAGCGTCAAGAATCAATGCAAGCGGAATTACGACAGCAACAGCAGCGAGTGGAATTGTTCTCGGAAGTGACGCTAAAAATTCGCCAGTCTTTACAGCTTAAGGAAATTTTGCACACCACGGTGACGGAAGTGCAGCGCATTCTCCAAGCAGACCGCGTATTAATTTATCACGTCTTGCCTGATGGTACAGGCAAAACGATCAGCGAATCAGTATTACCAAATTATCCCGCGCTGATGGAGCGGGAATTCCCGCAAGAAGTTTTCCCAGAGGATTATCAACAACTTTATGCCCAAGGACGGGTGCGAGCGATCGCCGATGTGCACGATCCTGTGGCTGGGTTAGCAGATTGTTTAGTGGAATTTGTCGAGCAATTTGCCATCAAAGCCAAGCTGATTGTACCCATTGTCCAGACGCTCAACGCCCACCAAAATCAGCTTTGGGGCTTGTTAATTGCTCACCAGTGTGACAGCGATCGCCGTTGGGTTGATTTTGAGGTGGAATTGATGCAACAATTAGCAGATCAAATCAGTATTGCTTTATCTCAAGCTCAATTATTAGAACATCTAGAAGAAGTTGTCGCCGCCCGTACCGCCGAGTTACAAGAGGAAATCAATGTGCGAATGCAGGCGGAAGCGGCTTTGAGACAGAGTGAGGAGCAATTGCGGTTAATTACCAACGCTCTCCCCGTACTGATTGCCTATGTGGATGAACAACAGCAATATCGCTTTAATAATCAAGCTTATCAGGAATGGTTAGGACAATCTCCCAAAGAAATTTACGGCTCCCATCTACGTCAGGTTTGGGGTGAAGATTGCTACCGAAGAATGCAAGCATACGTGAAAACAGCTTTGTCCGGGCAAGCCGTCACTTATGAAAATGATATTGTCTTGAAAGATGGTAGTGGATGCTCAGTTGATGTCACCTACATTCCCCATCTCGCTGAACACAAAACCGTCAAAGGATTTTTTGCCTTAACTAGCGATATTAGCGATCGCAAAGCCATTGAACGGATGAAAGATGAATTCATTTCCGTCATCAGTCATGAATTGCGGACTCCTTTAACTTCCTTACACAGCGCCCTAAAAATCCTGGCTACCGGGCGTTTAGGCAATCTTTCCGCCGAAGGACAACAAATGCTAGGGATTGCTGATGATAGCACTCAAAGATTAGTCCGTCTAGTCAATAACGTCCTCGATTTACAACGCATCGAGTCTGGTAAAGTGATCATGGATTGCCAAGCCTGCAACGCTGCTAATTTGATGATCCAGGCAGCAGAGGCGATGCAAGCTATGGCACAACAGCATGAAGTCACTCTAGTTAAACAACCACAGGATATCTTCGTTTGGGCAGACGCCGATTACATCTTGCAAGCCTTGACAAATCTGCTGAGTAATGCTATTAAATTTTCCTCACCGTCCAGTACCGTTTGGTTGACAGTAGCACCAGAAGAAAACCCCGCCCATCTTACCACAGAAGTAGTATTTCGAGTGCGAGACGAAGGACAAGGTATACCCGCAGATCAATTAGAGCGGATTTTTGAACGCTTTCAACAAGTAGATTCATCAGATTCCCGCAAAAAAGGTGGTACCGGCTTAGGACTAACCATCTGTCGCAAAATTATCGAACAACACAACGGCAGAATTTGGGTTGAAAGTTATCCAGGGTGCGGTAGTACCTTTGCCTTCACATTACCGATGGCGCCAACACTTGATCAAAGCTAA
- a CDS encoding vWA domain-containing protein, protein MNTAERDLRLEMLNSLLTTPHRKLEQVAEIHQLIVELDPIFYGHLAVWYQRQGDVRDHKEVFIAHLLNSNLTEHRDAGFMMLQEFPPYQVARIVDFMKQQQNKLPRSARTAVRRYLKTRESNPAVFDRAALRGRQAMKHLYASLHIKPNERANAILFRNTPPEGSLADILKQLAKAETAATQARLIVEFKIPYTIAIGAIKQLTPVVLVALINSMTPQEVINNLKSLQARGAMEHPEVKKLIDSQLEKATKSGRVAAFKAQIAADNADLDADTVARLEKVTNEQVKRRGTISRPTALLVDKSGSMENAIALGKQLAALISGITQAELFVYAFDSIPYPVIAKGKELSDWERAFQHITAGGGTSIGCSLEAMRKKKQVVDQIILVTDEGENVTPYFCEAYKTYCRELAVMPNVVIVRVGTHYDWVETQLKQQQAPVETFTFEGDYYSLPNLVPLLARPSRLDLLMEILDLPLPVRDEG, encoded by the coding sequence ATGAATACCGCAGAACGTGACCTGCGCTTGGAAATGCTCAACAGTTTGCTCACCACTCCCCACCGCAAGCTGGAGCAGGTTGCAGAAATTCATCAATTAATTGTTGAACTAGATCCTATTTTCTACGGTCACTTGGCGGTTTGGTATCAGCGTCAAGGGGATGTCCGCGACCACAAAGAAGTATTCATTGCTCATTTACTTAACAGTAATTTAACTGAGCATCGGGATGCTGGATTTATGATGCTGCAAGAGTTTCCACCTTATCAGGTGGCACGTATAGTAGACTTCATGAAGCAGCAGCAAAATAAATTGCCTCGTTCAGCACGAACTGCGGTGCGGCGTTACCTCAAAACACGAGAGAGCAATCCGGCTGTATTTGATCGCGCTGCTTTGCGGGGTCGTCAAGCGATGAAGCACCTGTATGCTTCATTGCATATCAAACCGAATGAGCGAGCAAATGCGATTTTGTTCCGCAATACTCCCCCAGAAGGTTCATTAGCAGACATCCTCAAGCAACTGGCTAAAGCGGAAACCGCGGCTACACAGGCGCGGCTGATTGTGGAATTCAAAATTCCTTACACCATTGCTATTGGTGCAATCAAACAACTCACACCCGTGGTGCTGGTAGCCTTAATCAACAGCATGACTCCCCAGGAAGTGATCAACAACTTGAAGTCACTCCAGGCTAGAGGTGCAATGGAGCATCCAGAAGTCAAAAAGCTGATTGATTCCCAACTGGAAAAAGCGACTAAAAGCGGACGTGTCGCAGCATTCAAAGCACAGATTGCAGCAGACAACGCAGATTTAGACGCAGACACCGTTGCTCGGTTAGAAAAAGTGACAAACGAGCAGGTAAAACGCCGGGGAACAATTTCTCGCCCAACTGCCTTACTGGTAGATAAATCTGGTTCAATGGAGAATGCGATCGCCCTTGGTAAGCAACTCGCCGCTTTAATCTCTGGTATCACGCAAGCAGAACTATTTGTTTATGCTTTTGACTCGATTCCTTACCCTGTGATTGCCAAAGGCAAAGAATTAAGCGACTGGGAGCGTGCTTTCCAGCACATTACAGCAGGTGGTGGTACTAGCATCGGCTGCTCCTTGGAAGCTATGCGGAAGAAGAAACAGGTGGTTGACCAGATAATTTTGGTGACAGATGAAGGTGAAAATGTTACACCCTATTTCTGTGAAGCCTACAAAACCTATTGCCGAGAGTTGGCGGTCATGCCTAATGTGGTGATTGTCCGTGTAGGTACACATTACGACTGGGTGGAAACTCAACTCAAGCAGCAGCAAGCGCCTGTAGAAACCTTCACTTTTGAAGGCGACTACTACAGCTTACCAAACCTTGTGCCGCTGTTGGCGCGCCCCTCTCGCCTCGATTTGTTGATGGAGATTTTGGATCTGCCTTTACCTGTGAGGGATGAGGGATGA
- a CDS encoding HEAT repeat domain-containing protein produces MDNSRLTQIESLLRSGAINERKAALDQLAQCPADLAIPILQRLSVDPDFLCRRFAVMGLGNHPTPASLQILKDLLQREPDDNVLAEIANSLFSFGDESVPLLQQLFERHRHWLTRQTIISILMEANQDDVLLAVIRQGLQDETQTVKETSILALGSLLNGTLQQQALDLLTELAEETNWRSRWRAATALSLSQDSRAKALLAKLQQDENHYVVAAALEAGLENK; encoded by the coding sequence ATGGATAATTCTCGCCTCACTCAAATAGAATCTCTGCTGCGCTCTGGTGCAATTAACGAGCGCAAAGCCGCTTTAGATCAATTGGCTCAATGTCCCGCCGATTTAGCCATTCCCATTCTGCAACGCCTGTCAGTTGATCCTGACTTTTTGTGTCGGCGCTTTGCAGTCATGGGTTTAGGAAATCATCCCACCCCCGCATCTCTACAAATCCTCAAAGATTTGCTGCAGCGAGAACCAGATGATAACGTCTTAGCAGAAATCGCTAATTCCTTGTTTTCTTTTGGTGACGAGTCTGTACCTCTGCTCCAACAACTATTTGAGCGCCATCGCCACTGGCTGACACGCCAGACCATTATCTCAATTTTAATGGAAGCGAATCAGGACGATGTGTTGCTGGCAGTGATTCGCCAAGGATTACAAGACGAGACGCAAACAGTCAAAGAAACCAGTATCCTAGCACTGGGCAGTTTACTTAATGGAACTTTACAGCAACAAGCTCTAGATTTGCTCACAGAATTAGCCGAGGAGACAAACTGGCGATCGCGCTGGCGAGCTGCTACGGCGCTGAGTCTTTCTCAAGACTCCAGAGCCAAAGCGCTTCTCGCCAAACTGCAACAAGACGAGAACCATTATGTCGTCGCCGCTGCACTGGAAGCCGGTTTAGAGAATAAATGA
- a CDS encoding HesA/MoeB/ThiF family protein: MSVFFHEQLYRSHAVMAKLKNYPVTICGAGALGANVAENLARSGFGKLTVIDRDRIEERNLSTQPYYRADVGAFKAKILANNLYRAIGTKIDAKAKELTSANVHQLLIDSQLIVDVFDNSVARQAVKDYAEQLKIPCIHAGLSADYAEVIWNDFYRVPSAVNDDVCDYPLARNLVTLTVAVTCEAIVSFIATAQQRHFTITLQDLTVQPL; this comes from the coding sequence ATGAGCGTTTTTTTTCACGAACAACTTTATCGCAGTCACGCTGTGATGGCGAAGCTCAAAAATTATCCAGTGACGATTTGTGGAGCGGGAGCGTTAGGTGCTAATGTTGCGGAAAATTTGGCTCGGTCTGGTTTTGGGAAACTGACGGTGATTGACCGCGATCGCATAGAAGAACGTAATCTTTCTACTCAACCCTATTATCGTGCTGATGTTGGCGCATTTAAGGCGAAAATTTTAGCGAATAATTTATATCGAGCTATTGGCACTAAAATTGATGCCAAAGCTAAGGAATTAACATCAGCAAATGTTCATCAACTACTTATAGATAGCCAGTTAATTGTTGATGTTTTTGACAACAGTGTCGCACGTCAAGCGGTGAAAGATTACGCTGAACAATTGAAAATTCCTTGTATTCACGCTGGATTGTCAGCCGATTATGCAGAAGTGATTTGGAATGACTTTTACCGCGTTCCTAGTGCAGTTAATGATGATGTTTGTGATTATCCCCTGGCGCGAAACCTAGTAACATTAACCGTAGCTGTGACTTGTGAAGCGATCGTTTCCTTCATCGCCACAGCCCAACAGCGTCACTTCACCATCACTCTGCAGGATTTAACTGTTCAACCGCTGTAA
- a CDS encoding response regulator, whose protein sequence is MSTKRVLIIDDEETIQTVVQFGIKMTADWEVFTASSGVEGIQTAQIEQPDVILLDVMMPDMDGITTFKELQSYPETEQIPVILLTAKAQTAEKRQFNDLGVSGVITKPFNSLDLPEQIMKILHW, encoded by the coding sequence ATGTCCACTAAACGGGTGTTAATCATTGACGACGAAGAAACTATCCAAACTGTAGTGCAATTTGGCATCAAAATGACAGCCGATTGGGAAGTGTTCACCGCTAGTTCTGGTGTCGAAGGTATCCAGACTGCCCAAATTGAACAACCAGATGTGATTTTGTTAGATGTGATGATGCCAGATATGGATGGTATCACTACTTTCAAAGAACTGCAATCCTATCCAGAGACAGAACAAATTCCCGTTATTCTCCTCACCGCCAAAGCACAAACAGCCGAAAAGCGCCAATTTAACGATTTAGGGGTAAGCGGTGTGATTACCAAACCCTTTAACTCTCTGGATTTACCAGAACAAATCATGAAAATTCTTCATTGGTAG
- a CDS encoding phycobilisome rod-core linker polypeptide, whose product MASQTTLELWPNASVEDIQTVIRAVYKQVLGNPHVMESERLTSAESQLCDRSISVREFVRAVAKSEFYRTRYFESCAPYRFVELNFLHLLGRAPQDQREVSEHIVRTVSEGYDAEIDSYIDSSEYQAAFGENVVPYYRGKTSEANPKQIGYNRIFALDRGPAQIDSAVKSAQLVYAVATNSANEIKASSATVIGSGTEKRFKIVVTGSKFDGPRRVSTTEYIVPASKMTPQIQRINRTSGKIVSITEIA is encoded by the coding sequence ATGGCATCCCAGACAACACTTGAACTGTGGCCCAATGCTAGCGTCGAGGACATCCAGACAGTTATTCGGGCAGTTTATAAACAAGTATTAGGCAACCCCCACGTCATGGAAAGTGAGCGGTTGACATCTGCAGAATCACAATTGTGCGATCGCTCCATTAGTGTACGGGAATTCGTCCGCGCTGTTGCTAAATCTGAGTTTTATCGTACCCGCTACTTCGAGTCTTGCGCTCCCTACCGCTTTGTAGAACTCAACTTCCTCCACTTGCTCGGTCGCGCACCCCAAGATCAAAGAGAAGTTTCTGAGCATATCGTCCGCACCGTCTCTGAAGGCTACGACGCAGAAATTGACTCCTACATCGATAGCAGCGAATATCAAGCCGCCTTTGGCGAAAACGTAGTCCCCTACTATCGCGGTAAAACCAGCGAGGCTAACCCCAAGCAAATCGGCTACAACCGCATATTCGCTCTTGATCGCGGCCCTGCTCAAATCGACAGCGCAGTCAAATCTGCTCAATTGGTCTACGCTGTTGCAACCAACAGTGCCAATGAAATTAAAGCCTCTTCAGCCACCGTCATCGGTTCTGGTACCGAAAAACGGTTCAAAATCGTCGTTACAGGCTCCAAATTCGACGGACCCCGCCGCGTCAGTACCACTGAGTACATTGTCCCAGCTAGCAAGATGACCCCGCAAATTCAGCGGATTAATCGCACTTCTGGCAAAATCGTCAGCATTACTGAAATTGCCTAA
- a CDS encoding ankyrin repeat domain-containing protein — protein sequence MPSLNEDMIRMIIKGDTTAVENLLAQGADANTTGGVTAVGASNTALMWAATEGYLEIVELLLAHGADVNAKNASGYTALMFAAEGDRRHIISLLLDHGADISDRNHYGETILMTIARRGQTDIVQRLVKMGAQVDATNKIGDTALYLAADNGHTYTVKALIELEAEVNTANLGGWTPLMMAAARGDLETMTVLLAQGADYRPKNRWGATALSEARNSFRSRQAVDLLIQAGATE from the coding sequence ATGCCTTCTCTCAACGAAGATATGATCCGGATGATCATCAAAGGCGACACAACCGCCGTAGAGAATTTACTGGCTCAAGGTGCAGACGCCAATACTACAGGCGGCGTCACAGCCGTGGGAGCGAGTAATACAGCACTGATGTGGGCAGCTACGGAAGGTTATCTGGAAATTGTCGAACTGCTGCTAGCTCATGGCGCCGATGTGAATGCCAAAAATGCTTCAGGTTACACAGCCTTGATGTTTGCAGCGGAGGGCGATCGCCGGCATATCATTTCACTGCTACTTGATCACGGTGCGGATATCAGCGATCGCAATCACTATGGCGAGACAATATTAATGACAATAGCGCGGCGTGGTCAAACAGATATCGTCCAACGTCTAGTGAAAATGGGCGCCCAAGTGGATGCTACCAATAAAATCGGTGACACAGCATTATATTTAGCCGCAGATAACGGACATACCTACACCGTGAAAGCATTAATTGAACTAGAGGCTGAAGTGAATACCGCGAACCTTGGTGGTTGGACTCCCCTCATGATGGCAGCAGCCAGAGGCGATTTGGAAACCATGACAGTTTTGTTAGCACAGGGAGCAGATTACCGCCCCAAAAATCGCTGGGGTGCAACAGCTTTAAGTGAAGCCCGCAATTCCTTCCGTTCTCGTCAAGCAGTAGATTTGTTAATCCAAGCGGGAGCAACAGAGTAA
- a CDS encoding DUF2656 domain-containing protein, whose product MLLSHNFNISSDSVPALSREEFADVFQSGLSAYQHLRCRLLDHPHWTVEILFPTDEFSPQQVGELCAQALATKRQTQQISPDTTPEILVLGGMKTTPPTSDSPDALQPGNWGVDVVETPSGEAFLQAIAWDTTISQKPAESIFKVELKKY is encoded by the coding sequence ATGCTACTGTCTCATAACTTTAATATTTCTAGTGACAGCGTGCCGGCTCTGAGTCGAGAAGAATTTGCCGACGTGTTTCAATCAGGATTAAGTGCTTATCAACACCTGCGGTGCAGACTACTAGATCATCCCCACTGGACTGTGGAAATTCTCTTCCCAACCGATGAATTTTCACCCCAGCAAGTCGGAGAGCTTTGCGCCCAAGCTTTAGCAACTAAACGTCAAACACAGCAAATAAGCCCAGATACCACGCCGGAAATTCTTGTATTAGGAGGTATGAAAACCACACCACCTACTAGTGATTCCCCTGATGCTCTGCAACCGGGCAACTGGGGTGTAGATGTAGTGGAAACCCCCTCTGGTGAAGCATTTTTGCAAGCGATCGCCTGGGATACCACCATTTCCCAGAAACCCGCCGAAAGCATATTTAAGGTTGAACTCAAAAAATATTGA